The following proteins are co-located in the Terriglobales bacterium genome:
- a CDS encoding 2-hydroxyacyl-CoA dehydratase family protein, translating into MSPTPNTEYRGNIHQRQKELMLKWYERLDESAGSGRPLPVSLMISGNCVELLEAFEAVPLYPEVNALQLAIRHQSLEPILAAEELGYAADNCAYVKADIGCYLKGITPTGGRLPVPGLVLCNFVGCNTYIKWFEHTAALTGAPLFMLDVPFLRTDEPSPADVDYVVRQLHELVAILERLSGRKFDYERFQRAVECSRQVEELWSAIKNLARRSPSPFDAYFDAITLMGPLYVYRGTPEGVEFFEIALRELKEKAEQGLGVYEQERFRLVFEGPPPYPYFRTFRDMFAQWKACAVASTYSTVGGLWEFGARHDPAKPFESVALHMLAQNVTNRNYLQRYDQIARYVDEWDADGVIIHFVKSCRLFSAGQGDMREYLTRTIGVPTLYIESDLEDPRYFAEAQTKNRIDAFFEALEHAKLTGRTRPAAQEGPRPDARLRVLP; encoded by the coding sequence ATGAGCCCGACACCGAACACGGAGTATCGCGGCAACATTCATCAGCGCCAGAAGGAGCTGATGCTGAAATGGTATGAGCGGTTGGACGAATCCGCCGGAAGCGGCCGCCCACTGCCGGTTTCGCTGATGATCTCCGGCAACTGCGTCGAGTTGCTGGAGGCCTTCGAGGCCGTGCCTTTGTATCCCGAGGTGAACGCGCTGCAGCTGGCCATCCGCCACCAGTCGCTGGAGCCCATCCTCGCCGCCGAGGAACTGGGCTACGCTGCCGACAACTGCGCGTACGTCAAGGCCGACATCGGCTGCTACCTGAAGGGCATCACGCCGACCGGCGGAAGGTTGCCGGTGCCCGGCCTGGTGCTGTGCAACTTCGTGGGCTGCAACACCTACATCAAGTGGTTCGAGCACACGGCGGCACTGACCGGCGCGCCCCTGTTCATGCTCGACGTGCCGTTTCTGCGCACCGACGAGCCGTCGCCTGCGGACGTGGACTATGTGGTGCGCCAGCTCCACGAACTGGTGGCCATCCTGGAGCGGCTTTCCGGCCGCAAGTTCGACTACGAGCGCTTTCAGCGGGCGGTGGAATGTTCCCGACAGGTGGAGGAATTGTGGTCGGCGATCAAGAACCTGGCCCGCCGCTCGCCCTCGCCCTTCGACGCCTACTTCGACGCCATCACCCTGATGGGTCCGCTCTACGTGTATCGCGGCACACCCGAAGGCGTGGAATTCTTTGAGATCGCGTTGCGCGAACTCAAGGAGAAGGCCGAGCAGGGGCTGGGTGTGTACGAACAGGAACGCTTCCGCCTGGTCTTCGAAGGCCCGCCTCCATATCCCTACTTTCGCACTTTTCGCGACATGTTCGCCCAGTGGAAGGCTTGCGCCGTAGCCTCCACCTATTCGACCGTGGGCGGACTGTGGGAGTTCGGCGCCCGGCACGATCCCGCCAAGCCCTTTGAGTCCGTGGCCCTGCACATGCTGGCGCAGAACGTCACCAACCGGAACTACCTGCAGCGCTACGACCAGATCGCCCGCTACGTCGATGAATGGGACGCCGACGGCGTGATCATTCATTTTGTCAAAAGCTGCCGTTTGTTCTCTGCGGGGCAAGGCGACATGCGCGAATACCTGACCCGCACCATCGGCGTGCCCACGCTGTACATCGAGAGCGACCTCGAGGATCCGCGCTACTTCGCTGAGGCGCAAACCAAGAACCGCATCGATGCCTTCTTCGAAGCCCTGGAGCACGCCAAGCTCACCGGCCGGACGCGGCCGGCGGCGCAAGAGGGCCCGCGGCCGGATGCGCGTCTGAGGGTGCTGCCATGA